A single genomic interval of Oceanithermus profundus DSM 14977 harbors:
- a CDS encoding glycine--tRNA ligase subunit alpha translates to MLFQDLILKLHDYWGGYGCVITEPYDTEVGAGTFYPTTFLKALGPEPWKTAYVAPSRRPQDGRYGENPYRFQYYFQYQVILKPSPADVQDLYLDSLRAIGIRVEDHDVRFVEDNWESPTLGAWGLGWEVWLDGMEITQFTYFQQVGGVDVNPVSVEITYGLERIALYLQNKKHTYDVEYAPGVTIGDIRRDFELEHCAYNFKHVNAEKVRRWFDDYEEEARRLLELELIHPAYEFVLKASHAFNLLDARGVLGHAERQAYVQRVRRLAEATARAYLKKHHPEVAK, encoded by the coding sequence ATGCTCTTTCAAGACCTGATCCTAAAACTCCACGACTACTGGGGCGGCTACGGCTGCGTGATCACGGAACCCTACGACACCGAGGTGGGCGCGGGCACCTTCTACCCCACCACCTTCCTCAAGGCGCTCGGGCCCGAGCCCTGGAAGACGGCCTACGTGGCCCCGAGCCGACGGCCGCAGGACGGCCGTTACGGGGAGAACCCCTACCGCTTCCAGTACTACTTCCAGTACCAGGTCATCCTCAAACCCTCGCCGGCCGACGTGCAGGACCTCTACCTCGACTCGCTGCGCGCCATCGGCATCCGGGTGGAGGACCACGACGTGCGCTTCGTCGAGGACAACTGGGAAAGCCCCACCCTGGGCGCCTGGGGGCTGGGCTGGGAGGTCTGGCTCGACGGGATGGAGATCACCCAGTTCACCTACTTCCAGCAGGTGGGCGGCGTCGACGTCAACCCGGTCAGCGTGGAGATCACCTACGGGCTCGAGCGCATCGCCCTCTACCTGCAGAACAAGAAGCACACCTACGACGTGGAGTACGCCCCCGGCGTGACCATCGGCGACATCCGCCGCGACTTCGAACTGGAGCACTGCGCGTACAACTTCAAGCACGTCAACGCCGAGAAGGTGCGGCGCTGGTTCGACGACTACGAGGAGGAGGCGCGCCGATTGCTGGAGCTCGAGCTCATCCACCCCGCCTACGAGTTCGTGCTCAAGGCCTCCCACGCCTTCAACCTCCTCGACGCCCGCGGGGTGCTCGGCCACGCGGAACGCCAGGCCTACGTGCAGCGGGTCCGCCGCCTGGCCGAGGCCACGGCCCGGGCCTACCTGAAGAAGCACCACCCGGAGGTGGCCAAATGA
- a CDS encoding ATP-dependent Clp protease ATP-binding subunit: protein MNRYDDRARLVFHYAREEGSRLGHSMIGPEHLLLGLMREGGTAARILAEYGANLEAMRRMVEELVGRGEGSRSGEPPAITPRARRVMELAGAEARNMSSPAIGTEHILLGIIREGDGVAYRILSHFAKDVDTIRWRIMAGGEEATQEKAAQTPFLDEYARDLTKDAREGKLDPVIGRVDEINRVIQILARRTKNNPVLVGDPGVGKTAIVEGLAQAIVEGRVPPVLQGARVVSLDLAGVVAGTKYRGEFEERLRQIIEELKNGKIIAFMDELHTLIGAGGAEGTLDAANIMKPPLSRGEIQLIGATTTGEYHRYVEKDAALERRFQPVIVLEPNPEETLEILKGLRPRYEAHHGVIIPDEILKASVRIGVRGLPGRNFPDKAIDLIDEAASRVRLNASLGLPVATDEDDTPVVTREDLETVVDSWGGVYVDESEEENLLELEARLREKVVGQDQAVRALASALRRARVGLGGRARVTASFLFVGPSGVGKTQLAKALAETLFGSERALIRFDMSEFQEPHSISKLIGAPPGYVGYEQGGRLTEAVRRQPFSVVLLDEIEKAHPDVYGAFLQVLDDGRLTDGLGRTVDFRRVILIMTSNTGFNVGPAIGFTETEVDSESPLKALFTPEFLDRLDEVIRFGPLAREDLVKVAGFMLDEIAEELASREVEVRFDESVAEWVVQQASQLGSARILRGIIRDKVEDPLSIALLEHPGQRLRVLLREGELFFEAGEVSLV from the coding sequence TTGAACCGATACGACGACCGTGCACGCCTGGTGTTCCACTACGCCCGCGAAGAGGGGAGCCGCCTGGGCCACTCGATGATCGGGCCGGAACACCTATTGCTCGGCCTCATGCGTGAGGGCGGCACCGCGGCCCGCATCCTGGCCGAATACGGGGCCAACCTGGAGGCCATGCGTCGCATGGTGGAAGAGCTGGTGGGCCGCGGCGAGGGGAGCCGCTCCGGCGAGCCCCCGGCCATCACCCCGCGCGCGCGTCGGGTGATGGAGCTGGCCGGCGCCGAGGCCCGCAACATGAGTTCCCCGGCCATCGGGACCGAACACATCCTCCTCGGCATCATCCGCGAGGGCGACGGCGTCGCTTACCGCATCCTCAGCCACTTCGCCAAGGACGTGGACACGATCCGCTGGCGCATCATGGCCGGCGGCGAAGAAGCCACCCAGGAGAAGGCCGCGCAGACGCCCTTCCTCGACGAGTACGCGCGCGACCTCACCAAGGACGCCCGCGAGGGCAAGCTCGACCCGGTCATCGGCCGGGTGGACGAGATCAACCGCGTCATCCAGATCCTGGCGCGGCGCACCAAGAACAACCCCGTGCTGGTGGGCGATCCCGGCGTGGGCAAGACGGCGATCGTCGAGGGGCTGGCCCAGGCGATCGTCGAGGGCCGGGTGCCCCCGGTGCTGCAGGGGGCCCGCGTGGTCAGCCTCGACCTGGCCGGGGTGGTCGCGGGCACCAAGTACCGCGGCGAGTTCGAAGAGCGCCTGCGCCAGATCATCGAAGAGCTCAAGAACGGCAAGATCATCGCCTTCATGGACGAGCTGCACACCCTCATCGGCGCCGGCGGCGCCGAGGGCACGCTGGACGCGGCCAACATCATGAAGCCGCCGCTCTCGCGCGGCGAGATCCAGCTCATCGGCGCGACCACGACCGGCGAGTACCACCGTTACGTCGAGAAGGACGCGGCCCTCGAACGCCGCTTCCAGCCGGTGATCGTGCTCGAGCCCAACCCCGAGGAGACGCTCGAGATCCTCAAGGGCCTGCGTCCGCGCTACGAAGCGCACCACGGCGTCATCATCCCCGACGAGATCCTCAAGGCCTCGGTGCGCATCGGTGTGCGCGGCCTTCCGGGGCGCAACTTCCCCGACAAGGCCATCGACCTGATCGACGAGGCGGCGAGCCGCGTGCGCCTGAACGCCTCGCTCGGCCTGCCGGTGGCCACCGACGAGGACGACACCCCGGTCGTCACCCGCGAGGACCTGGAGACGGTGGTGGACTCCTGGGGCGGCGTCTACGTGGACGAGTCCGAAGAGGAGAACCTGCTCGAGCTCGAAGCGCGCCTGCGCGAGAAGGTCGTCGGCCAGGACCAGGCGGTGCGCGCCCTGGCCTCGGCGCTGCGGCGCGCCCGGGTGGGGCTGGGCGGCCGCGCCCGGGTGACCGCGAGCTTCCTCTTCGTCGGGCCCAGCGGCGTCGGCAAGACCCAGCTGGCCAAGGCGCTGGCCGAGACGCTGTTCGGCAGCGAGCGCGCGCTCATCCGCTTCGACATGTCCGAGTTCCAGGAGCCGCACTCGATCTCCAAGCTGATCGGCGCGCCTCCGGGCTACGTCGGCTACGAGCAGGGCGGCCGCCTCACCGAAGCGGTGCGGCGCCAGCCCTTCAGCGTCGTCCTCCTCGACGAGATCGAGAAGGCCCACCCCGACGTCTACGGCGCCTTCCTGCAGGTGCTCGACGACGGCCGCCTCACCGACGGCCTCGGCCGCACCGTCGACTTCCGCCGCGTCATCCTGATCATGACCTCGAACACCGGCTTCAACGTCGGTCCGGCCATCGGCTTCACCGAAACCGAGGTCGACAGCGAGTCGCCGCTCAAGGCGCTCTTCACCCCCGAGTTCCTCGACCGACTGGACGAGGTCATCCGCTTCGGCCCGCTCGCGCGCGAGGACCTGGTCAAGGTGGCGGGCTTCATGCTCGACGAGATCGCCGAGGAACTCGCGAGCCGCGAGGTCGAGGTGCGCTTCGACGAAAGCGTCGCCGAATGGGTGGTGCAGCAGGCCTCCCAGCTGGGTTCGGCCCGGATCCTCCGCGGCATCATCCGCGACAAGGTCGAAGACCCGCTTTCCATCGCGCTGCTCGAACACCCCGGCCAGCGGCTGCGGGTCCTCCTGCGCGAGGGCGAGCTCTTCTTCGAAGCCGGCGAAGTCAGCCTCGTCTAA
- the radA gene encoding DNA repair protein RadA, translating into MAKPKSQYRCVECGYRAPKSLGRCPGCGAWGSFLEERSDGGGSEAAPPAGVLPLAEVDAEALPRYSSGSEEVDRVLGGGFVPGAALLIGGEPGVGKSTLLLQVADRVLKSGKRVVYVAGEESPQQVKLRAERLGVSPRLELMRDTRLDAVLAGLDAHAPDLVVVDSIQTLESEGVPGSLVAVRNATQALVRWAKASGGTLVLVGHVTKEGTVAGPKVIEHVVDATLYLETAGVFRVLRSAKNRFGPVGEVGVFRMEHAGLVEVANPSEAFLAERPLGVPGSTVGLALYGERVIALEVQALAAKSPYAAPKRVAQGLDPRRVDVVLAVLERRLGLKLGHLDVYVNLAGGLRVSDPGLDLAVALAVYSAVMGRPVHPQTAAVGEVGLAGEVRSVTLLEARLREGRRAGFERVLGPGALPTVEQAVREALA; encoded by the coding sequence ATGGCCAAGCCGAAGAGCCAGTACCGCTGCGTCGAGTGCGGCTACCGCGCCCCCAAGTCGCTGGGGCGCTGCCCCGGCTGCGGCGCCTGGGGCAGCTTCCTCGAGGAGCGGTCGGATGGGGGCGGGTCCGAGGCCGCGCCGCCCGCAGGGGTCCTGCCGCTCGCCGAGGTCGACGCGGAGGCGCTGCCGCGGTATTCGAGCGGGAGCGAAGAGGTGGACCGCGTCCTCGGCGGCGGGTTCGTCCCCGGCGCGGCGCTGCTGATCGGCGGCGAGCCCGGGGTGGGGAAGAGCACCCTGCTGCTGCAGGTCGCCGACCGGGTGCTGAAGAGCGGCAAGCGCGTCGTCTACGTGGCCGGTGAAGAGTCGCCGCAGCAGGTCAAGCTGCGCGCCGAGCGCCTGGGGGTGAGCCCCCGCCTCGAGCTGATGCGCGACACCCGGCTGGACGCGGTGCTGGCGGGGCTGGACGCTCACGCTCCCGACCTGGTCGTCGTCGACTCGATCCAGACCCTCGAGTCCGAGGGCGTGCCCGGCTCCCTGGTCGCGGTGCGCAACGCCACCCAGGCCCTGGTTCGCTGGGCCAAGGCCTCCGGCGGCACGCTGGTGCTCGTCGGTCACGTTACCAAGGAGGGGACCGTCGCCGGTCCCAAGGTCATCGAACACGTGGTGGACGCGACGCTCTACCTGGAGACGGCCGGGGTCTTTCGGGTGCTGCGCTCGGCGAAGAACCGCTTCGGGCCGGTGGGCGAGGTGGGCGTCTTCCGGATGGAGCACGCCGGCCTGGTGGAGGTGGCCAACCCTTCCGAGGCCTTCCTGGCCGAGCGGCCGCTCGGGGTGCCGGGCTCCACCGTGGGCCTCGCCCTCTACGGCGAGCGGGTGATCGCGCTCGAGGTCCAGGCGCTCGCCGCCAAGAGCCCCTACGCCGCGCCCAAGCGCGTGGCCCAGGGGCTCGACCCGCGGCGCGTGGACGTGGTGCTGGCGGTGCTGGAACGGCGGCTCGGCCTCAAGCTGGGCCACCTCGACGTCTACGTCAACCTGGCCGGCGGCCTGCGCGTGAGCGACCCGGGCCTCGACCTGGCCGTGGCCCTCGCCGTGTATTCTGCGGTCATGGGCCGCCCGGTGCACCCCCAGACCGCCGCCGTGGGCGAGGTGGGCCTGGCCGGCGAGGTCCGCTCCGTCACGCTCCTGGAGGCGCGGCTGCGTGAAGGGCGGCGCGCCGGCTTCGAACGCGTACTGGGTCCGGGGGCGCTCCCGACCGTCGAGCAGGCCGTGCGGGAGGCCCTGGCATGA
- a CDS encoding PIN/TRAM domain-containing protein yields MKPLRVALLAIFTYLGFEFGVWLDERGLLSSPINLIYLTVVGALLGLLLAPRLEHGILRGLARLEEGWRRLPPELPLAVTAASVLALLAAVLLTTLLSSVPGFAWYHSLGIALVLVLVFSFVAVRNMHFFRPRGGASAPLDLGGKALDSSVLIDGRIAEMAELGWLEGPLWVPRFILRELQLLADQEDPVRRGKGRRGLETLERLRGTVPLEVIDDEVGRQELTDDKLLDLCRARGMALVTNDAAMVQLARIYDVKVLSVQALSIALRTQYRPGDRVELEIIKPGREPGQGVGYLEDGTMVVVDHAAQHRGRKVKVVITQTIQTQVGRLVFARLQTEAESGEGQSPSG; encoded by the coding sequence ATGAAGCCCCTGCGCGTCGCCCTGCTCGCGATCTTCACCTACCTGGGGTTCGAGTTCGGGGTCTGGCTCGACGAGCGCGGCCTCCTCTCCAGCCCCATCAACCTGATCTACCTCACCGTCGTCGGGGCGCTGCTCGGACTGCTGCTGGCGCCGCGGCTCGAGCACGGGATCCTGCGCGGCCTCGCCCGGCTGGAAGAGGGCTGGCGCCGCCTGCCGCCGGAGCTGCCGCTGGCGGTGACCGCGGCGAGCGTCCTCGCGTTGCTGGCGGCCGTCCTCCTGACCACGCTGCTCTCGAGCGTTCCCGGCTTCGCCTGGTACCACTCCCTGGGCATCGCCCTGGTCCTCGTCCTGGTGTTCAGCTTCGTGGCCGTGCGCAACATGCACTTCTTCCGTCCCCGCGGCGGCGCCTCCGCCCCGCTCGACCTGGGCGGCAAGGCGCTCGACTCCTCGGTCCTGATCGACGGCCGCATCGCCGAGATGGCCGAGCTGGGCTGGCTCGAAGGCCCTTTGTGGGTGCCGCGCTTCATTCTGCGCGAGCTGCAGCTGCTCGCAGACCAGGAAGACCCCGTACGCCGCGGCAAGGGGCGGCGGGGGCTGGAAACCCTGGAGCGCCTCCGCGGCACCGTGCCGCTGGAGGTCATCGACGACGAGGTGGGCCGGCAGGAGCTGACCGACGACAAGCTGCTCGACCTCTGCCGCGCCCGCGGCATGGCCCTGGTGACCAACGACGCCGCCATGGTTCAGCTGGCGCGCATCTACGACGTCAAGGTGCTCAGCGTGCAGGCGCTTTCGATCGCGCTGCGCACCCAGTACCGCCCCGGCGACCGCGTCGAGCTCGAGATCATCAAACCCGGGCGCGAACCGGGGCAGGGGGTGGGCTACCTGGAGGACGGCACCATGGTCGTCGTCGACCACGCCGCCCAGCACCGCGGCCGCAAGGTCAAGGTCGTCATCACCCAGACGATCCAGACCCAGGTCGGCCGCCTCGTCTTCGCCCGTTTGCAGACCGAGGCGGAGTCCGGCGAAGGTCAGTCGCCCTCGGGGTAA
- a CDS encoding LiaI-LiaF-like domain-containing protein, which produces MTLGWILIAVGLAWLLADLGYLPGAALELWRLWPLLLVALGLELLFGRDPKGRRLSALVLFGLLLAAGFWLAFGPPPSGPFVRESLRVPLAAGLQTASLRLDTPVARLELSALPADAETLLDAELERLPRQRILLERKRRRERMELRLRSEGRNLRLQGRAPLWKLGLHPAVRYDLDLRLGVGQGRLDLRGLELEGLAIRAGVGDLTVFFPAKGGYEARVEGGVGRLTLLLPPGLPVELEVEKGIGGVAVSGLGGGGRRWSSGGSGPPLRLAVEAGVGQVEVRVLEAAPYPEGD; this is translated from the coding sequence TTGACGCTGGGTTGGATCCTGATCGCGGTCGGGTTGGCCTGGCTGCTGGCCGATCTCGGCTACCTGCCGGGCGCCGCTCTGGAGCTCTGGCGCCTCTGGCCCCTGCTGCTCGTCGCCCTGGGCCTGGAGCTGCTCTTCGGACGCGACCCCAAGGGGCGGCGGCTGTCGGCCCTCGTGCTCTTCGGTCTGCTGCTCGCCGCGGGGTTCTGGCTCGCCTTCGGCCCGCCGCCTTCCGGCCCGTTCGTTCGCGAGTCCCTGCGGGTGCCGCTCGCTGCGGGGCTGCAGACCGCCAGCCTGCGCCTCGACACCCCCGTGGCGCGGCTCGAGCTCTCCGCCCTCCCCGCGGACGCCGAAACCCTGCTCGATGCCGAACTGGAACGCCTCCCCCGGCAACGAATCCTCCTCGAAAGGAAGCGCCGGCGCGAACGGATGGAGCTGCGCCTTCGCAGCGAAGGCCGCAACCTGCGGCTGCAGGGGCGGGCGCCGCTGTGGAAGCTGGGGCTGCATCCGGCCGTGCGCTACGACCTGGACCTGCGGCTGGGGGTGGGCCAGGGCAGGCTCGATCTGCGGGGGTTGGAGCTCGAGGGGCTGGCGATCCGCGCGGGCGTGGGCGACCTGACGGTCTTCTTCCCCGCGAAGGGGGGCTACGAGGCCCGCGTGGAAGGGGGCGTGGGGCGGTTGACCCTGCTCCTGCCCCCCGGACTCCCGGTGGAACTCGAAGTCGAAAAGGGCATCGGCGGGGTCGCGGTCAGCGGGCTGGGGGGCGGCGGGCGCCGCTGGTCCTCCGGCGGCTCCGGGCCGCCGCTGCGGCTCGCGGTCGAAGCCGGCGTGGGGCAGGTGGAGGTCCGGGTGCTGGAGGCCGCGCCTTACCCCGAGGGCGACTGA
- a CDS encoding PspC domain-containing protein, with translation MERKRLVRSERHRLLAGVCGGLAEYFGLDVNLVRLIALVLVVVQPVFALVYLLLVFVLPREGEEERPLEARVSEGVREIEEGVRRITGENEPSKLRFYGGLALVVLGLWLLLENLGLWWIDGSLLGALLLIALGVYFLLPKGGRG, from the coding sequence ATGGAGCGGAAACGGCTGGTGCGCAGCGAGCGCCATCGCCTGCTGGCGGGCGTCTGCGGCGGCCTGGCGGAGTACTTCGGCCTCGACGTCAACCTCGTCCGGCTCATCGCGCTCGTACTCGTCGTGGTGCAGCCCGTCTTCGCCTTGGTCTACCTGCTCCTCGTCTTCGTGCTGCCGCGGGAAGGCGAGGAGGAACGGCCCCTGGAAGCGCGCGTGAGCGAAGGCGTGCGCGAGATCGAGGAAGGCGTGCGCCGCATCACCGGGGAGAACGAGCCGTCCAAACTGCGGTTCTACGGGGGGCTGGCCCTCGTCGTCCTGGGCCTTTGGCTGCTGCTGGAAAACCTGGGGCTTTGGTGGATCGACGGGTCGCTGCTGGGGGCGTTGCTCCTGATCGCCCTCGGGGTCTACTTCCTGCTCCCCAAGGGAGGCCGGGGTTGA
- the sucC gene encoding ADP-forming succinate--CoA ligase subunit beta, with translation MKLHEFQAKELLAQYGVPVPPGKVAYGPEEAERIAKDFGKQVVIKAQVHVGGRGKAGGVKLAQPEEAREVAGKILGMDIKGLTVKKVLVAEAVDIAREYYAGLIIDRSSQRAVLMVSKEGGVDIEEVARTNPEAIVKYPIDPHKGLRHFEAREVVKQAGLEGNLNRLANVIVQLYNAFKGVDASLAEINPLVVTEQGEIIAADAKIDLDDNALFRHPDLAKLREVEAEHPLEIEASNYGFAYVKLDGDVGVIGNGAGLVMYTLDLVNRAGGKPANFLDIGGGAKAEVVYNAVKLVAKDPDVKGIFINIFGGITRADEVAKGVIQALEEGLVKVPVVMRVAGTAEEEAKKLLEGKPIYLYPNSLEAAGAIVTMVGGAK, from the coding sequence TTGAAACTCCACGAATTCCAAGCAAAAGAGTTGTTGGCCCAGTACGGCGTACCCGTGCCTCCGGGCAAGGTGGCCTACGGCCCCGAAGAGGCCGAGCGCATCGCCAAGGACTTCGGCAAGCAGGTGGTCATCAAGGCCCAGGTCCACGTGGGCGGTCGCGGCAAGGCCGGCGGCGTCAAGCTAGCCCAGCCCGAGGAGGCGCGCGAGGTCGCCGGAAAGATCCTGGGGATGGACATCAAGGGCCTGACGGTGAAGAAGGTCCTGGTGGCCGAGGCCGTGGACATCGCTCGTGAGTACTACGCGGGCCTGATCATCGACCGCTCGAGCCAGCGCGCCGTCCTCATGGTGAGCAAGGAGGGGGGCGTGGACATCGAGGAGGTGGCCCGCACCAACCCCGAGGCCATCGTCAAGTACCCCATCGACCCGCACAAGGGCCTGCGCCACTTCGAGGCCCGCGAGGTCGTCAAGCAGGCGGGGCTCGAGGGCAACCTCAACCGGCTCGCGAACGTGATCGTGCAGCTCTACAACGCCTTCAAGGGCGTGGACGCCTCGCTCGCCGAGATCAACCCCCTGGTCGTCACCGAGCAGGGCGAGATCATCGCCGCCGACGCCAAGATCGACCTGGACGACAACGCCCTCTTCCGCCACCCCGACCTGGCCAAGCTGCGCGAGGTCGAGGCCGAGCACCCGCTCGAGATCGAGGCCAGCAACTACGGCTTCGCCTACGTCAAGCTCGACGGCGACGTGGGCGTGATCGGCAACGGTGCGGGGCTGGTGATGTACACCCTCGACCTGGTGAACCGCGCCGGCGGCAAACCCGCCAACTTCCTCGACATCGGCGGCGGCGCCAAGGCCGAGGTCGTCTACAACGCGGTCAAGCTGGTGGCCAAGGACCCGGACGTGAAGGGCATCTTCATCAACATCTTCGGGGGCATCACCCGCGCCGACGAGGTGGCCAAGGGCGTGATCCAGGCCCTGGAGGAAGGCCTCGTCAAGGTTCCGGTGGTCATGCGCGTGGCCGGGACCGCCGAGGAAGAGGCCAAGAAGCTCCTCGAAGGCAAGCCGATCTACCTCTACCCCAACTCGCTCGAGGCGGCGGGGGCGATCGTGACCATGGTGGGAGGCGCGAAGTGA
- the sucD gene encoding succinate--CoA ligase subunit alpha: MSILINKDTRVLVQGITGREGRFHAEQMQKYGTKIVAGVTPGKGGQEVLGVPVYDTVKEAVAHHGIDASIVFVPAAAAADAALEAAHAGVPLVVLITEGIPTLDMVAAVKEIKELGVRLIGGNCPGLISAEESKLGIMPGHVFKKGRVGLISRSGTLTYEAAAALSEAGLGTTTTVGIGGDPIIGTTFKDLLPLFNEDPETEAVVVIGEIGGSDEEEAAAWVKEHMTKPVVGFIGGRSAPKGKRMGHAGAIIMGDVGTPESKLKAFAEADIPVADTIDEIVELVKQRLG, encoded by the coding sequence GTGAGCATCCTGATCAACAAGGACACGCGCGTGCTGGTGCAGGGCATCACCGGCCGCGAGGGGCGTTTCCACGCCGAACAGATGCAGAAGTACGGCACCAAGATCGTCGCCGGCGTGACCCCCGGCAAGGGCGGCCAGGAGGTCCTGGGCGTGCCGGTCTACGACACCGTCAAGGAGGCGGTGGCCCACCACGGCATCGACGCCTCCATCGTCTTCGTGCCGGCCGCGGCCGCCGCCGACGCGGCGCTCGAGGCCGCCCACGCGGGCGTCCCCCTGGTGGTTCTGATCACCGAGGGCATCCCCACCCTCGACATGGTCGCCGCGGTCAAGGAGATCAAGGAACTGGGCGTGCGCCTCATCGGCGGCAACTGCCCGGGCCTCATCTCGGCCGAGGAGTCCAAGCTGGGCATCATGCCGGGCCACGTCTTCAAGAAGGGCCGGGTCGGGCTCATCTCGCGCTCGGGCACCCTCACCTACGAGGCCGCCGCGGCGCTCAGCGAGGCCGGCCTGGGCACCACCACCACGGTGGGCATCGGCGGCGACCCCATCATCGGCACCACCTTCAAGGACCTGCTGCCCCTCTTCAACGAGGACCCCGAGACCGAGGCCGTGGTGGTCATCGGCGAGATCGGCGGTTCGGACGAGGAGGAGGCCGCGGCCTGGGTCAAGGAGCACATGACCAAGCCGGTCGTCGGCTTCATCGGCGGCCGCAGCGCCCCCAAGGGCAAGCGCATGGGGCACGCGGGCGCCATCATCATGGGCGACGTGGGCACCCCCGAGTCCAAGCTCAAGGCCTTCGCCGAAGCGGACATTCCCGTGGCCGACACGATCGACGAGATCGTCGAGCTGGTGAAGCAAAGGCTGGGCTAA
- a CDS encoding DUF1501 domain-containing protein, which produces MNRRDFVQRMLTTLAVGGAAPSLLARTAMAAAPGEKILVVVQLSGGNDALNTLVPYRDAGYRKARPNLAVPAKEVLDLNGELGLHPSLRGLMPFWERGRLALIPAVGYPQPSRSHFVSMAIWHTADPSRRSTEGWLGPWLDEAEDPFCAVNLGLSAPLALRGESRQGVAVGGLDAFRLRLPKPALERFERGLARPAEGPLERTRAAMERLLADTRRVQALRGYRPEAAYPRGAFGDALRDVVRMIAGGLGARVYYVALGGFDTHADQLGRQPGLLEQLASGLGAFAQDLKALGREDDVLVLGFSEFGRRVQENASGGTDHGKAGLMFALGPNAGGLKGPGYDLDDLDAGDLRYRVDFRSVYAGAAAFIGARPEELFPEPQPVLRLSG; this is translated from the coding sequence ATGAACCGCAGAGACTTCGTACAGCGCATGCTCACGACGCTCGCCGTGGGCGGGGCGGCGCCCTCGCTGCTGGCGCGCACCGCGATGGCCGCGGCCCCGGGCGAAAAGATCCTGGTCGTGGTGCAGCTTTCAGGGGGCAACGACGCCCTGAACACGCTCGTTCCCTATCGGGACGCGGGCTACCGCAAGGCCCGCCCCAACCTGGCCGTTCCCGCCAAGGAGGTGCTCGACCTGAACGGCGAGCTGGGACTGCACCCGTCCTTGCGGGGGCTGATGCCGTTCTGGGAACGGGGGCGCCTCGCGCTGATCCCCGCGGTGGGCTACCCGCAGCCCAGCCGCAGCCACTTCGTCTCCATGGCCATCTGGCACACCGCCGATCCCAGCCGCAGAAGTACGGAAGGCTGGCTGGGGCCCTGGCTCGACGAAGCCGAAGACCCCTTCTGCGCCGTCAACCTCGGCCTCTCCGCACCGCTCGCCCTGCGCGGCGAGTCCCGTCAGGGGGTGGCCGTGGGCGGCCTCGACGCCTTCCGCCTGCGCCTGCCGAAACCCGCCCTGGAGCGGTTCGAGCGGGGGCTGGCGCGCCCTGCGGAGGGTCCGCTCGAGCGCACCCGCGCCGCCATGGAGCGGCTGCTCGCCGACACCCGGCGCGTGCAGGCGCTGCGCGGCTACCGCCCGGAGGCCGCCTACCCGCGCGGCGCCTTCGGCGACGCCCTGCGCGACGTCGTGCGCATGATCGCGGGCGGGCTGGGCGCCCGGGTCTACTACGTCGCCTTGGGCGGCTTCGACACCCACGCCGACCAGCTGGGCCGTCAACCGGGCCTGCTCGAGCAGCTCGCGAGCGGCCTTGGCGCCTTCGCGCAGGACCTGAAGGCCCTGGGCCGCGAGGACGACGTGCTCGTCCTGGGGTTCAGCGAGTTCGGCCGCCGGGTGCAGGAAAACGCCTCCGGCGGCACCGACCACGGCAAGGCGGGGCTGATGTTCGCCCTGGGGCCGAACGCCGGCGGCCTCAAGGGCCCCGGCTACGACCTCGACGACCTCGACGCGGGCGACCTGCGCTACCGGGTGGACTTCCGCAGCGTCTACGCCGGCGCCGCGGCCTTCATCGGGGCGCGTCCGGAAGAGCTCTTCCCCGAACCGCAGCCCGTCCTGCGCCTCTCGGGTTAG